The region ATTCTCGCATATATGAAAAAAAGTAGACATTctattaataaaatatcaatttttgcTTGTTTTGGTTGTTCCAATACTTGGTTTGGGAGAGGCAGATTTGGCTATTAGTAATCACTAATTGGGTTATTTATGCTTTCAGGTAAGCTAAAAGTTTTTGGAGCATTTACTTTACCCGTTAATAGAAACATCATCGTTGGTTGAGATACTCacctgttatttatttatttattttggtacAGATTATCCTATTTGCTGCTACTAAATGAAGATGAGTGATCCATCCTACAACACGTACTTAGGAGAAAGTATTGCCAATGACGAAACTTCATTGTGCTTTTACGAAATTTCATCCAGACTTTTTTGTTAAGCTTTTTTGTACAGGATTTGATTATCTAAAATTGTCTAATGTATAAAAATGAtcattgtaatttttatattttttgtacaggATTTGacttagtctttttttttttttattatttacctTTTATGATTGGTAGTTAAACACAACCTACATCTCTATATTGGATTGAAGTTATGAGCtgctgaaaaaaaataaaaattgaaaacataatACCTTCATTTTGGTCacgaaaaaaaaggaaaccaaTCAGGTTGGTTTTGGTTGAAAATGGAGAAACAAGTTGTTTTGGTTTTGACTACTTTTATTTTGGTCCTTAAGAGATGTATATTCTCTGTCATTGTGGGTTAAACTTAAGACCTAACTTTTATTAAAGGGAAAGATGTATTACTTAATCATAACGTGTCGAATGTATAGAAGAATGAGTTCCACCTGGTACCATGTGACATATATTGTTTTGGATAACCTTGAAAACAACCTCTCTCATcacaaaatcaaagaaaaaacctCTAATATAACTCATTCCCAAAAACCTCTAATACAAGTCAATGAAATAACAAAAACTCCTGAACatgtagaaaaaaataaaagtcctTGCAATTGAATATTTGAATAGCCTCAAATAAAACTTTCAAAGAGATGTTACGTGAAAATTTACAAACCATTCTGCAGAACCTCAATACAGACCACTTTAGGAGCaaaattacatcaaaaaaaattccacaaaACAGTAAAATCTGAATTAAACATACATTCGTTTATATCCATTTTCAACTTGTAATGATACAATTCTAAATCTATAGAATTCCACAAATGACAATATGTTACAATGCCATAACTTCAATTTCCTCCGGTCTTCTCCTTATACTTAAAATTGTCATAACATCACAACCTTAAGCTCTCTTGGTTGCTGAAAAAATGTGGCAAACATAGACATCAAATCCCAAAAAAACATGAAGACCCCACAAAAATGAAACTCTTTCACATTCTTTTTGTTAAACTTTAAACACTGCTAGCAGTTTCATTCCAtccaaatatgtatttaacttaaTCCAAGACATATTGTTAGCCACCAAATCAGGAGCACCTTACCTGTGTATATTTTCTCTTTGCATGTGGGAATTCCTTAAATAAAAGTGTCATAGTGTGTGctgttatttatttgttttatacaAAATCAGTCTTATTTATTTCATGCATGCATTTAAAAGCACATCCAACAGTACCCACAACAAATTATGTATATAAATCTTACATATACTCAAATTACAACAAATTCCTAAACAATAGCGTCACCTACCATACCAAGgcttaaaattttcaaagtctATTGAAACTATGATGAAACCCAAGACTACTTGGTACACAGAAAAAAGCTTCAAAATTCCAATACAAGCCAATTCAAAAAGGTTATTCTGAAAAAAACTAGTAGTTTTACACTCAAGCCTTTTGATTacattaaagaaagaaagaaacaaacaaataaaaaatgtgtcaaCTGCACCTCAGCATATATAACAAATCAAACGCAAAACCATCTCCCAAATAACTGCATTTAGAAACACACTAGTACACACCATAAATTCAAATGCAAAGAGCAGGAGAATCAACAACACCTCATCCTTACTTTAGTCTAGTTGACTTATCAACAAATAAAGAGAAATAGATCCCACAAGAGAAATATCCACGTAGGCTGATCATCATATAGCAATAAGTAGCAAGTAGGCTGAACAAAAACTGTAATATAAAGATTAGTTTAGTTTAAAGGAGAGAAATGAAACATAAATTCCCATTCAAGAAGTTCAGggaataaatattacaaaaactACAACTCTTCCAAATGTTGCCCCCTTATAAtcagaaaaatatatttagagACAGATCGAGTAACATAGATTCAAACAAGTTAGATCCCATGAAAAATCAACATCAGCAAAGAAGAGGAGAGGGATTAACAGGAAAACTGTTtggcaacaacaacaacaagtaTGTACTCCCATAACATCTCCCAACAACAAATATGTActccaaaataaacaaaaccaaCAACTCGAAACCACCATCAAtagaagaaaaccaaaaacccaaaagcaaaaaatacaagcaaatcatcaaacacatcagCTACACAAACAAACATGTAAAACAACCACAAATCCAAAAGCCAAACGGGGGAAATAATGGAAGGAGATGGAGAAAACCTTACAGTGGAAAACGGTGCTAGTAGCTGGAGATAGAGATGGACATCGCTACTGGCGGTGGTCGACGGTGCTTGTGGGTGGCGGATCAAGCAACTCAaaaaaccaaatccaaaaactcaaaaaccaGATCTgtatgaagaagagaaaatcgaAAGGAAAATCGAAACAAAACAGAGAAGACCTTACGGTGGATGGGTCGTCGGAGTCCTCTGCAGTGGTGGTGATTCGGCTTGGCTCGTCGGCGGTGGTGGTGGCTCGGCTGGGCTCGTCGTGGCAGAATGGTCGATGGGTCGTTGGGGCTATACGTTGGGTCGTCGGAGCTTGACGGTGGATGGAGGCCGGAAATGGACGAACTGGGGTTCGGTGGCGGTGGTAACTGGTGGTCGACGGTGCTCAGTAGGTGGGTGGCTGTCGGTGGGGTGGAGGGAGGGAGGAAGGAGGAAAAGAAGGAAAGCTTTTTGGGggcaaaaatattttgagagaaATTGAAATGAAGTTTCGTATACGCGcggggtttaatttttttttttttttttttaaaaaggctTGACGTGGACTATGCCACGTCAGAGGTTGAGGGACACTTGAGGGACGCTGGAGCGCCGGGTAGAATTACTCATGGTTTTTGCCTCAGAAAAAGAGTTATTTCGCTTTGAAACTGCCTAAACGATGGTGGGTATTTGGTCTTGATCTTGCTCTCCTTTGTGATATCGATGTCTACCAATTTGAATTCTTCTCAAAACTAGCAAGAAAAAGGgtatttttcttacttttctttttcattgtttCGATATGCCTTGGTGAGAATATGTTATATATGAGTGGATgatatttgtaacgacccaaccccaataacacaatattgtctgtttttggctccccaaaccaaacttcccaggaggtcactcatcctgggattactcttgcagaagcacgcttaactgcgaagttctgataggttcatgaccatcacggctttaaaacgcgttgtgtaataaatgatgcatttatacatataagcacatccttattcccaggcaatgtggaacgtcacaatcaccccctctttggacccagcgtccccgctggcgtctctcattgggcttgtgcacgctcccaccatctcaagcttggcaatggctttgataccatttgtaacgacccacccccaatgacacaatattgtctgcttttggctctccaaaccagacttcccagaagGTCACCCATTCTGGGATTGCTCTTgcagaaacacgcttaactgcggagttctgataggttcatggtcatcacggctttaaaacacgttgtgtcataaattgtgcatttatacatataagcacatcctcattcccaggcgatgtgggacgtcacaatatTGGTTGTGGATATGCATTTGTCTATGCATGAGTTGATGAtagcgcaaaaaaaaaaaaaaaaaaaaattaattattgaagtTGATCATATGATTAGGCCCAATCAGTCTTGGGCAGTACTTTTGGGCCcgttttgcttctttttttttttttttttttttttttttcttatttctgtttttagattacaaattcaacaagaaaataatatatatttaaacatGTTaccatatttaatttaaaaaattagttgataaaattaatttttttttctataccatatatatttgttttatttaagaaaatcatatcactaattaaaactataaatttcattttgccaatgtctttgtctttgtttttatgttttctattctcaaaacaaatatattaacaaaaaactcaaaatacgAAACATTTTTAAATCTGTATTCTTTTCTTATTgagtgattattttttttaaaaaaaaaaaaaagagagagagagagagatgcgctTAACTTTTATAGAGATAGGTAAGAGCTAActtattgtttaaaattttaaaaaattattagggtATCTGCAGAACCATGCACCTTGGTGTTGGTCGGGTTAGCCACTCTAGCTACCACCCCTCGATCTCCTGAGGGTGTGGTCACATGGCCACtctctttttccaatttatttttttaatttcttttactaGTAAGGCTCTACATTTGTTTGGGTTTGTCAAAATAAGCAGTTGTACTATGTAGAAAACttctttcctgttttttttaaatgtggaCAAACACTCCCCAAAACCCATTAAACAAACATAGATTTGAACCCGGCCAAAGGTATTACACCGGGtgcaatacattttttttgtggCCATTTAATTCATAGTTCTTTTTGTTGAATGATTTTAACTAGCTAGTTGATTTGAGCAGGTTAATTGGAAAGAAAGACTGGTGTGATCGTTATGACGCACCAACCGGATTGGCTTCTTAATTGGTATGAAAATGGTGATTCTAAAAATAATGTGTCAGACCTGATATGTTACATTTTGAAAGAAAGGTGCAAGCTTCAAATTGCCGGGGACATTCATCACTACATGCGCCACTCAATTGCTGATCAATCGGATGGTTCTGTTTCTTCTGATCAGCCTGACAGAAAGCCGGTTTATGCACAACATCTACTTGTCAATGGTTGTGGCGGAGCGTATGTCCATCCCACCCATGTCTTTCGTCATTTTAGTCAATCTCATGGAGTTTCATATGAATGCAAAGCCGAATACCCTTCTATTCAAACTTCAAGCAGGGTAATTTTCCTTCCCCTTTTCCACTCTCCCGGCTATATTTTCTTTTGCCTTTTAATTTGGTTATAACATTTTGTTTTATGATTTAGTGCATGCAGCTTGCGTTAAGAAATATTTGGAACTTCCGAAAGGAGAATTGGCAGTTTGATAATGTTGGTGGCATTATATACTTCATATTGGAAGTTTCTATGTTCCCACAGGTGAATtgctcctctttctctcttgaATTGAAACAACTTAAATGGCCGGGCCTATTGATCAGTTGATTATCTTTCCCATAATTTTCGCTAGTGTGAGCTCGGCCACATCTTCCAAGTGGATTCAAGTTCGAATTTCTGGAGGAGTTTCTGTGGGACAGTGTGGAATGCTTTTATATACATGCTGGAGCACTCTTATGTGTCTCTGGGAGGTGCTCTGCTACTGCTTACTATGGCTATTGCATTTGTTCCCTCCAAAGTTTCATGGAGGACACGGATAGTGGTCGGAATTCTCCATGTTTTTGCGCACCTGACCGCAGCTCTCATTCTTATGCTGGTGTTGGAACTTGGTGTCGAGGCTTTTGTCCGCGATGAATTATTGGCAACTTCAGGTGGGTTTTCCTATTCTATCCCATCTGTGACAATCAAactaattaagaatattttctTGTTTCGTATGGTTGGGAAGCTGACattagaataaaaattaaatgaata is a window of Alnus glutinosa chromosome 4, dhAlnGlut1.1, whole genome shotgun sequence DNA encoding:
- the LOC133865653 gene encoding uncharacterized protein LOC133865653; its protein translation is MTHQPDWLLNWYENGDSKNNVSDLICYILKERCKLQIAGDIHHYMRHSIADQSDGSVSSDQPDRKPVYAQHLLVNGCGGAYVHPTHVFRHFSQSHGVSYECKAEYPSIQTSSRLALRNIWNFRKENWQFDNVGGIIYFILEVSMFPQCELGHIFQVDSSSNFWRSFCGTVWNAFIYMLEHSYVSLGGALLLLTMAIAFVPSKVSWRTRIVVGILHVFAHLTAALILMLVLELGVEAFVRDELLATSGGLSLIVSAVPISRKQILSNFKWHSSSGRRMDIWALSAFNVPEIPDEWTRDPECEEEQPEENKLSHERKFPSKWRVATPYQEPLDTVRIIDQFIPEEWTLDPECDQKEQPEENKLSHERKFPSKWRAATPY